A part of Lasioglossum baleicum unplaced genomic scaffold, iyLasBale1 scaffold2131, whole genome shotgun sequence genomic DNA contains:
- the LOC143221267 gene encoding uncharacterized protein LOC143221267: MWLPCVMILAVASSRSVIGFPQNDELLDINGGVESVSNTFVDGFIFDGPVNGRATISTSTSTTTTTSTTTTATSAVDSQFDDCFNACPRTPEYNPVCGTDNVNYDNPGQLGCASRCGKPDISLSHYGKCSTRLRQG; this comes from the exons ATGTGGTTACCTTGTGTAATGATATTAG CTGTCGCATCGAGCAGGAGCGTGATTGGGTTTCCACAG AACGATGAATTGTTGGATATCAACGGTGGGGTTGAATCGGTAAGCAACACGTTCGTAGACGGATTCATTTTTGACGGGCCGGTAAACGGACGAGCGACGATTAGCACTTCTACGAGCACAACCACCACCACCAGCACCACTACCACCGCCACTTCTGCCGTTGATTCCCAATTCGACGACTGTTTCAACGCGTGTCCG AGAACGCCGGAATATAATCCGGTGTGCGGGACGGACAACGTGAACTACGACAACCCGGGGCAATTAGGCTGCGCTTCGAGATGCGGAAAACCAG ACATTTCGCTAAGTCACTACGGAAAATGCAGCACGAGATTAAGGCAGGGATAA
- the LOC143221268 gene encoding uncharacterized protein LOC143221268, whose amino-acid sequence MPAIVRLFLGIAICGFLAETEERCSYVSWEKIAGVKPDTVESHAVLYSAVNSNGITKPCFERCKRVNCTAFVIDFGRSVCYTVQTDDDELVPEANSVFYHRVCAKVPASCQRRRLWQVERSPGAVLIDSGAFHLPDPITRNRCYEKCIETGRSCESAEFRTAKPLSSDQAALGRCSLSLHERGTRPRAYRASMYRDEYLWDQCRNLSRREYCSYAEFQNASLPYSDVALTDLDENQCESRCDSSVDGFVCRGYTFDNSSGEPVCLLHSEDTTSLGVSSLITLANAIYREREPCLDLKVRCNDSTMTIELKTNDGFYGRIYSSGHADTCGVEGTGGNRTSFTLPLPAADKIRDGKLRCGLNPAFSIDDRNRTRPLVWATIVVQFNPIVQRLGDQAVKVGCSLNEREPPQPKNVTVHSSFSFLDPNAGVPPISSTIVNASSQAPSVTMRILDENSKDATVTHLGQKLTLKIQLNPSDGPYDITAGHLVASSASGDASYLLLNQVGCPTDPTTFPVLSKDPDDGRSLIATFTAFKFPDSQLVRFNVIVRFCLDKCTATNCNGEKLSYGKRKRASESGNNASTAYRTETEETNRDATPEELPLQLSIIVQNPVASSADRLSSRENGSPDTVLITGGASASKSRPLFLSFFFHFFSPDSVDGLLCIDASLALSLLIFVLIVQIVLIVGCLLAVAQYRRTAMRAEEDRANVLARHLYGIHGGNFEIARRVRWADHDASSLSRA is encoded by the exons ATGCCGGCGATCGTTCGTCTTTTCCTAGGGATCGCGATATGCGGATTTCTCGCGGAAACAG AAGAACGCTGTTCCTACGTTAGCTGGGAGAAAATTGCTGGCGTGAAACCGGACACCGTCGAGTCGCACGCGGTTCTCTATAGCGCGGTCAACTCGAACGGCATAACGAAACCTTGCTTCGAAAG ATGCAAACGCGTCAACTGCACCGCATTCGTGATAGATTTCGGTAGGAGCGTTTGTTACACCGTACAAACCGACGACGACGAACTAGTGCCCGAAGCGAATTCCGTGTTTTACCATCGAGTCTGCGCGAAGG TTCCAGCCAGCTGCCAGCGACGTAGACTTTGGCAAGTGGAACGGAGTCCGGGAGCGGTGTTGATCGACTCCGGTGCCTTCCATCTGCCCGACCCGATCACCAGGAATCGATGTTACGAGAAATGCATCGAGACAG GAAGGAGCTGCGAGTCCGCGGAATTCCGCACCGCGAAACCGCTCTCGTCCGACCAGGCCGCGCTCGGCCGATGCTCCCTCTCTTTGCACGAACGAGGCACCAGACCTAGGGCGTACAGGGCCTCCATGTACAGGGACGAGTACCTTTGGGACCAATGTCGAAACCTCT CTAGACGCGAGTATTGCTCCTACGCGGAATTCCAGAACGCTTCGCTACCGTACTCGGACGTCGCTCTGACCGATCTCGACGAGAACCAG TGCGAGAGCAGGTGCGATTCCAGCGTGGACGGTTTCGTCTGTCGAGGATACACCTTCGACAATTCGTCCGGCGAACCAGTTTGCCTGTTGCATTCCGAGGACACCACCAGCCTCGGCGTTAGCTCGCTGATCACCCTGGCCAACGCGATCTACAGAGAACGGGAACCCTGTTTGGATC TCAAGGTACGATGCAACGATTCGACGATGACGATCGAGTTAAAAACCAACGACGGCTTCTACGGTCGGATCTACTCGAGCGGACACGCGGACACCTGCGGCGTCGAAGGTACAGGTGGTAACCGTACCTCGTTCACCTTACCTCTCCCAGCCGCGGACAAAATCCGCGATGGCAAACTCCGCTGCGGATTGAATCCCGCCTTTTCCATCGACGATCGAAATCG AACGCGGCCTCTGGTTTGGGCAACGATCGTCGTACAATTCAATCCGATCGTTCAACGACTCGGCGATCAAGCGGTCAAAGTCGGATGCTCGTTGAACGAGCGAGAACCTCCGCAACCGAAAAACGTCACCGTCCACTCGAGCTTCAGCTTCCTCGATCCAAA CGCAGGAGTACCACCGATCTCTTCGACGATAGTGAACGCGTCCTCGCAAGCGCCATCGGTGACGATGAGAATTCTCGACGAAAACTCGAAAGACGCCACCGTCACGCATCTAGGACAAAAGCTCACTTTGAAGATCCAACTGAACCCATCGGACG GCCCTTATGACATTACCGCGGGACACCTCGTAGCCAGCAGCGCTTCCGGCGATGCCTCCTATCTGTTACTAAATCAAGTCGGTTGTCCCACTGACCCAACCACCTTCCCCGTTCTCTCCAAGGATCCAGACGACGGCCGTTCCTTGATCGCCACTTTCACGGCCTTCAAGTTCCCCGACAGTCAGCTAGTTCGATTTAACGTGATCGTTCGATTCTGCTTGGACAAATGTACCGCG ACCAACTGCAACGGTGAGAAACTTTCTTACGGAAAGAGAAAACGAGCCAGCGAGTCTGGGAACAACGCATCCACGGCTTATCGCACCGAAACGGAAGAAACGAACCGAGATGCCACCCCGGAAGAGTTACCGTTGCAGCTCTCTATAATCGTTCAAAATCCCGTCGCATCTTCGGCTGATCGTTTGTCTTCGAGAGAAAACGGATCTCCCGATACCGTGTTAATCACCGGCGGTGCTAGTGCTAGTAAGTCTCGCCCCCTCTTTCTTTC TTTCTTCTTCCACTTCTTCTCCCCAGACTCCGTGGATGGGCTGCTTTGCATCGACGCTAGTCTTGCTTTGAGCCTGCTGATTTTCGTACTGATCGTACAGATCGTGCTTATCGTTGGCTGCCTGCTGGCCGTCGCGCAGTACCGGCGAACAGCCATGCGAGCGGAAGAGGACAGAGCCAACGTCTTGGCCAGGCATTTGTACGGTATTCACGGAGGAAACTTTGAAATCGCGCGAAGAGTCAGATGGGCCGATCACGACGCTTCCTCCTTATCTCGCGCTTGA
- the LOC143221273 gene encoding protein preli-like, with protein sequence MVKYYENSIIFQFNWNQVANGFWQRYPNPNSTHVLTEDTVSRKVKNGILYTTRLLTKTNRVPKWGERFINKNTVKIIEESAVDPKTKTLTTYTRNLGYTKVMSITEKVVYKVYEENPNWTVAKRSAWIDSQVFGFSRAIQAFGLDRFKKNCTLTYNGFNYVLAHMFPHTARYMNPTLSQMGFAHLVDEGIGAKTSLAEDIQHSLQGKAEKVKDAAKIAADLAKKKAGTVYAAYQPEQS encoded by the exons ATGGTTAAATACTATGAAAATagtataatttttcaatttaattggaATCAAGTGGCAAATGGCTTTTGGCAGAGATATCCTAATCCTAACAG TACCCATGTACTTACAGAGGACACGGTATCGAGGAAAGTTAAAAACGGTATATTATACACGACACGATTATTGACAAAAACCAACAGAGTGCCTAAATGGGGAGAgcgatttattaataaaaacacAGTGAAAATTATCGAGGAGAGTGCGGTGGATCCGAAAACAAAAACTTTAACGACATATACAAGAAATTTAGGTTACACTAAAGTCATG AGTATTACGGAGAAGGTTGTTTATAAGGTTTACGAAGAAAATCCTAATTGGACAGTAGCAAAGAGATCAGCATGGATAGATAGTCAAGTGTTTGGATTTAGTAGAGCTATTCAGGCATTTGGTTTGGATAGGTTTAAAAAGAATTGTACTTTAACGTATAACGGATTTAATTACGTTTTAGCGCATATGTTCCCACATACGGCACGGTATATGAATCCAACGCTTTCTCAAATGGGATTTGCTCACCTA GTCGACGAAGGAATCGGAGCAAAGACCAGTCTGGCGGAAGATATACAACATTCGTTGCAAGGTAAAGCGGAAAAGGTAAAGGATGCTGCAAAAATAGCCGCTGATTTAGCAAAAAAGAAGGCCGGAACGGTTTATGCTGCATATCAGCCTGAACAGTCGTAG